The following coding sequences are from one Chelonoidis abingdonii isolate Lonesome George chromosome 4, CheloAbing_2.0, whole genome shotgun sequence window:
- the LOC142046675 gene encoding serine/threonine-protein kinase TAO2-like, translating to MVVEQKNLGVLEPDGDFDVVLEHKSLETLEPDGEESEGLERESLGLLEPGLMGLGVLKPDGQEADVLDLEALEPDGQEASLDAALGALEPSAPCHLPGVLPLIPEEGEGLRGPGDGCPAPEDPYVELQRSWEEATRPAPPPLAPLLPHAVCAGLALLLAAYPSGPVLLLLLAALWAQGSGGGAQAVLLALEGALVGLGVSYALLHSLFLLSGASFLALAKGAGALGVLGLSASRGRLYVPVILLASHLLASPWLFLPLYLLMVLARGALQGLPSRTHRLWLRLLLSLPLPAFRALQGLGLVTEGSLFRLFPKTNKGSFRSRLPVPAPRLAPHPT from the coding sequence ATGGTTGTAGAGCAGAAGAACCTGGGGGTTCTAGAACCAGATGGAGATTTTGATGTGGTTCTAGAGCACAAGAGCCTGGAGACTCTGGAGCCTGACGGCGAGGAGTCTGAGGGTCTAGAGCGGGAGAGCCTGGGACTCTTAGAGCCAGGTCTCATGGGCTTGGGGGTTCTAAAGCCAGATGGCCAGGAGGCTGATGTTCTAGACCTGGAAGCTCTGGAGCCGGATGGGCAGGAGGCATCCCTAGATGCTGCCCTGGGGGCACTAGAGCCATCCGCCCCCTGCCATCTCCCAGGTGTGTTGCCCCTAATCccggaggagggggaggggctgcggggCCCAGGCGATGGCTGTCCTGCCCCTGAGGACCCCTATGTGGAGCTGCAGCGCAGCTGGGAGGAGGCGACCAGGCCGGCCCCACCCCCCCTAGCGCCCCTGCTGCCCCACGCCGTGTGCGCGGGGCTGGCCCTCCTGCTGGCCGCCTACCCCAGTGGGCcggtgctgttgctgctgctggcagcactgTGGGCCCAGGGCTCGGGCGGTGGGGCCCAGGCGGTGCTGCTGGCCCTGGAGGGGGCGCTGGTGGGGCTGGGCGTCTCCTATGCCCTGCTCCACTCACTCTTCCTGCTCTCGGGCGCCTCCTTCCTGGCCCTGGCCAAGGGGGCGGGGGCGCTGGGCGTGCTGGGCCTGAGCGCCAGCCGGGGTCGGCTCTACGTGCCTGTCATCCTGCTGGCCTCCCACCTGCTGGCCTCGCCCTGGCTCTTCCTGCCGCTCTACCTGCTGATGGTGCTGGCCCGGGGTGCCCTGCAGGGGCTGCCCTCCCGCACTCACCGCCTCTGGCTgcgcctcctgctgagcctgccCCTGCCCGCCTTCCgcgccctgcagggcctggggctggtcACTGAGGGCAGCCTcttccgcctcttccccaagaccAACAAGGGCAGCTTCCGCAGCCGGCTGCCCGTGCCCGCCCCTCGcctcgccccccaccccacc